The following coding sequences are from one Streptomyces sp. NBC_01294 window:
- a CDS encoding flavin reductase family protein translates to MTELDPFTDVLDGPVYVVTAASGGERAGCLVGFASQCSIDPPRFTVWLSTANHTYQVAREAEYLTVHVLRGDQHALAELFGGETGDRVDKFARVGWRPGEGGSPVLNDVRTWFTGRIEGRIEGGDHVGFLLAPAAVCPPAEDTSPALLRYREVRDLEPGHPA, encoded by the coding sequence GTGACGGAGCTGGACCCCTTCACCGACGTACTCGACGGCCCGGTCTACGTGGTCACGGCCGCTTCAGGCGGTGAGCGGGCGGGCTGCCTGGTGGGGTTCGCCTCGCAGTGCTCCATCGACCCGCCGAGGTTCACCGTCTGGCTGTCGACCGCCAACCACACCTACCAGGTCGCGCGCGAGGCCGAGTACCTGACCGTGCACGTGCTCCGCGGGGACCAGCACGCGCTGGCGGAGCTCTTCGGCGGGGAGACGGGCGACAGGGTGGACAAGTTCGCACGGGTGGGCTGGAGGCCGGGAGAAGGGGGCAGTCCGGTGCTGAACGACGTGCGGACCTGGTTCACCGGCCGGATCGAAGGGCGCATCGAGGGCGGCGACCACGTGGGTTTCCTCCTGGCGCCCGCAGCAGTGTGCCCGCCGGCCGAGGACACGTCGCCCGCGCTGCTCCGGTACCGGGAGGTACGGGACTTGGAGCCCGGCCACCCGGCCTGA
- a CDS encoding DUF6479 family protein, with translation MIASAPLAATASSSLFLIIAGVIVAALLIASFWYGTRRVARRRDPGARPAEQSPQAQARQDAWQTPDDSADPQHPRA, from the coding sequence ATGATCGCATCAGCGCCCCTTGCGGCCACCGCTTCCTCGTCCCTCTTCTTGATCATCGCCGGCGTGATCGTGGCCGCGCTACTGATCGCCTCGTTCTGGTACGGCACCCGACGCGTTGCGCGGCGCCGGGACCCCGGGGCGCGGCCGGCCGAGCAGAGCCCGCAGGCGCAGGCCCGCCAGGACGCCTGGCAGACGCCCGACGACAGCGCTGACCCGCAGCACCCCCGCGCCTGA
- a CDS encoding VanZ family protein, translated as MTGKYAWWRGAQPEEAALPANGRQRRPAHRAVRALAVVAAFVGTVLFSAVLARLTLEPSTASAALVHSNVRPGHSISAYLNGPSTTEAVRQLGGNVLLGLPFGVLLPVLLPTARGLLRVAAVMVCLMTLVELTQGALVTGRVFDIDDVILNTAGALLGYLLIGRRLGRAVHPRRSHWWHRWTRRGAAN; from the coding sequence ATGACAGGGAAGTACGCGTGGTGGCGCGGTGCGCAGCCGGAGGAAGCGGCCTTGCCGGCCAACGGGAGGCAACGCCGTCCGGCGCACCGGGCCGTCCGGGCGCTGGCCGTGGTGGCCGCCTTCGTCGGGACCGTCCTGTTCAGTGCGGTCCTGGCCCGGCTGACGCTCGAACCTTCCACCGCCTCTGCGGCGCTCGTACACAGCAATGTCCGGCCCGGCCATTCGATCAGCGCCTACCTGAACGGGCCCTCGACGACCGAGGCCGTGCGCCAGCTGGGCGGAAACGTGCTGCTGGGCCTGCCGTTCGGGGTGCTCCTGCCCGTTCTGCTGCCCACGGCCCGGGGGTTGCTGCGGGTCGCCGCCGTGATGGTCTGCCTGATGACGCTGGTGGAGCTCACCCAGGGCGCGCTCGTCACGGGACGCGTCTTCGACATCGACGACGTCATCCTCAACACGGCCGGAGCGCTGCTCGGATACCTGCTGATCGGCCGGCGGCTGGGGCGGGCGGTGCACCCGCGCCGCAGCCACTGGTGGCACCGCTGGACCCGCCGCGGCGCGGCGAACTGA
- a CDS encoding copper chaperone PCu(A)C, giving the protein MVAVLAPLTACLTALVALTAWTTAGGAGTPARIEVGIGQVFMPYADKQRTAAFFRITNTGGSGDQLLSVTSPAAEGAMLSRHESAGGADSMRMVTSAEIPAGSVVRMTPSTLDVMMTVKGRWQVGDAVPFVLHFRHSGPVQTVAFVVRPGSGKESHSSQG; this is encoded by the coding sequence GTGGTCGCCGTACTCGCACCGCTGACCGCCTGTCTCACGGCCCTGGTCGCGTTGACCGCGTGGACGACGGCGGGAGGCGCGGGCACTCCGGCCCGCATCGAGGTCGGCATCGGGCAGGTCTTCATGCCCTACGCCGACAAGCAGCGCACGGCGGCGTTCTTCCGCATCACGAACACCGGTGGCTCCGGGGACCAGTTGCTCTCCGTGACCTCCCCCGCCGCCGAGGGCGCCATGCTGAGCCGGCACGAGAGTGCCGGAGGGGCGGATTCCATGCGCATGGTCACCTCGGCGGAGATCCCGGCCGGTTCGGTGGTGCGGATGACCCCGAGCACGCTGGACGTGATGATGACGGTCAAGGGCCGCTGGCAGGTGGGCGACGCCGTGCCCTTCGTCCTGCACTTCCGCCACAGCGGGCCGGTCCAGACCGTGGCGTTCGTCGTGCGACCCGGGAGCGGTAAGGAGAGTCATTCGTCGCAGGGTTGA
- a CDS encoding heavy metal translocating P-type ATPase produces MTADTADTAGTTDTAGTTDAAGVALATTDLIVGGMTCAACVNRVEKRLARLDGVSATVNLATGRARVSHPPAVSAQDLVAAVERAGYTAEVPAPATPREESPSAGPLPAEPSADGERRERERLLITVALCLPVLVLSMAPSLQFRNWQWLCLTLAAPVVVWSAWPFHLRAARGLRHSAATMDTLVSLGVLASFSWSLYALFLGGAGDPDMRMPFTFLPSAGGEVAHVYLEAAVGVPLFVLAGRHLEGRARRGTGAALRSLAGLAVKDVTVREEDGRERLLPIEQLRVGQEFLVRPGERVATDGVVVSGSSALNLSLVTGESDPVEVGPGRKVVGAAVNAGGLLLVRATAVGADTRLARITRMVTDAQAGKARAQRLADRVAGVFVPVILALAVTVLGFWLGAGADPQGAVTSAVAILVVACPCALGLATPTALLAATGRGAQLGVLVSGPQALEALRHVDTVVLDKTGTLTTGHVSVVHVTAVAGGIGREAVLRLAGAVEQGSEHPLGRALAAYAQRAQPGHTLPPVTGFLATAGSGVTGVVEGRRVDVLSADDGLPKSLVQALAAAEASALTPVLVRVDGFDEALIALGDVLRPGSYRAVDRLRRLGVEPVLATGDHHATARVVAAELGIAEVHARCTPEGKAELVTRLKEEGRRVAVIGDGVNDAAALARADLGIAMGSGTDVAIGAADVTLVRGDIEAVADAVRLARRTLGTIRANLVWAFGYNAVTVPLAAVGWLNPMVAAAAMSVSSLLVVGNSLRLRAWQPSPKRPGGFGARPVRKGFQR; encoded by the coding sequence ATGACCGCGGACACCGCGGACACCGCGGGCACCACGGACACCGCGGGCACCACAGACGCCGCGGGCGTCGCCCTGGCGACGACCGATCTGATCGTCGGCGGCATGACCTGCGCGGCCTGCGTGAACCGGGTGGAGAAGCGGCTGGCCCGGCTCGACGGGGTGAGCGCGACGGTCAACCTCGCCACGGGGAGGGCGCGGGTGAGCCACCCGCCGGCCGTGTCCGCCCAGGACCTGGTCGCAGCGGTGGAACGCGCCGGTTACACCGCCGAGGTGCCCGCGCCGGCCACACCGCGCGAGGAGTCCCCGTCTGCGGGGCCGCTGCCGGCCGAGCCGTCGGCGGACGGCGAGCGCCGGGAGCGCGAGCGGCTTCTGATCACCGTTGCGCTGTGCCTCCCGGTCCTCGTGCTGTCGATGGCGCCCTCCCTGCAGTTCCGCAACTGGCAGTGGCTGTGCCTCACCCTGGCCGCCCCGGTCGTCGTGTGGAGTGCCTGGCCGTTCCACCTGCGGGCGGCGCGCGGGCTGCGGCACTCGGCCGCCACCATGGACACCCTCGTCTCCCTCGGGGTCCTCGCCTCCTTCTCCTGGTCCCTGTACGCGCTGTTCCTCGGCGGCGCCGGCGATCCCGACATGCGGATGCCGTTCACGTTCCTCCCGTCGGCAGGAGGGGAGGTCGCGCACGTCTACCTGGAAGCCGCCGTCGGAGTACCCCTCTTCGTCCTCGCAGGCCGCCATCTGGAGGGTCGGGCACGGCGCGGCACCGGGGCGGCCCTGCGCTCGCTGGCCGGACTCGCCGTCAAGGACGTGACCGTACGGGAGGAGGACGGCAGGGAGCGGCTGCTCCCCATCGAACAGCTGCGGGTGGGGCAGGAGTTCCTCGTGCGGCCCGGTGAACGGGTGGCCACCGACGGTGTGGTGGTCTCCGGCAGCTCCGCCCTGAACCTGTCGCTGGTCACCGGCGAGAGCGATCCCGTGGAAGTGGGCCCCGGCCGCAAGGTGGTCGGCGCCGCCGTCAACGCCGGTGGACTGCTGCTCGTACGGGCCACCGCGGTCGGCGCGGACACCCGCCTCGCCCGTATCACCCGGATGGTCACCGACGCCCAGGCCGGCAAGGCCCGGGCCCAGCGGCTGGCCGACCGCGTGGCGGGGGTCTTCGTCCCGGTGATCCTGGCCCTGGCGGTCACGGTGCTCGGCTTCTGGCTCGGTGCCGGGGCGGACCCCCAGGGGGCGGTGACCTCGGCGGTGGCGATCCTCGTCGTCGCCTGCCCGTGCGCCCTGGGGCTGGCCACCCCGACCGCGCTGCTGGCCGCGACCGGCCGGGGTGCGCAGCTGGGTGTGCTGGTCAGCGGTCCGCAGGCGCTGGAGGCACTGCGGCACGTCGACACCGTGGTCCTGGACAAGACGGGCACGCTCACCACCGGACACGTGAGCGTCGTCCACGTCACCGCGGTCGCCGGCGGCATCGGGCGCGAAGCGGTCCTCCGCCTGGCCGGGGCCGTGGAACAGGGCTCGGAGCACCCGCTGGGCCGCGCCCTCGCCGCGTACGCGCAGCGCGCGCAGCCCGGGCACACGCTGCCGCCGGTCACCGGCTTCCTGGCCACTGCCGGGTCGGGCGTCACAGGGGTCGTGGAGGGGCGGCGCGTCGACGTGCTCTCCGCCGACGACGGCCTGCCGAAGTCGTTGGTGCAGGCGCTGGCCGCGGCCGAGGCGTCCGCGCTCACGCCGGTCCTGGTCCGGGTCGACGGCTTCGACGAGGCCCTGATCGCCCTCGGGGACGTCCTGCGGCCCGGGAGCTACCGGGCCGTGGACCGGTTGCGCCGGCTGGGCGTGGAACCGGTGCTGGCCACGGGTGACCACCATGCGACGGCGCGTGTGGTGGCCGCCGAACTCGGCATCGCCGAGGTCCACGCCCGCTGCACTCCCGAGGGCAAGGCCGAACTGGTGACCCGCCTGAAGGAGGAGGGGCGCCGGGTCGCGGTCATCGGCGACGGCGTGAACGACGCCGCCGCCCTGGCCCGCGCCGATCTCGGCATCGCCATGGGCAGCGGCACGGACGTGGCGATCGGAGCCGCCGACGTGACGCTCGTGCGCGGTGACATCGAGGCGGTGGCCGACGCCGTCCGGCTGGCCCGCCGCACCCTGGGGACGATCCGCGCCAACCTCGTCTGGGCGTTCGGCTACAACGCGGTCACCGTGCCCCTGGCCGCGGTGGGCTGGCTCAACCCGATGGTCGCCGCCGCCGCGATGTCCGTCAGCTCACTGCTGGTGGTCGGCAACAGCCTGCGCCTGCGGGCCTGGCAGCCCTCACCGAAGCGCCCCGGCGGCTTCGGAGCCCGACCCGTCCGAAAGGGCTTTCAGCGATGA
- a CDS encoding ATP-binding protein — protein MTTVETIGPETGGPMSAGLPAGGQRRRLALTGVRGAVGKGRDFTRQALRDWGWDGTETAEDTLLLVSELLTNASLHADGCHELVLTAGEALRIEVSDGTTTLPRRHASPQRGIPGGHGLYIVERLSDRWGAHPHEQGKSVWAEVDASRLVSGRPTGR, from the coding sequence ATGACCACAGTGGAGACCATCGGTCCGGAAACGGGCGGTCCAATGAGCGCCGGCCTTCCCGCCGGAGGGCAGCGCCGTCGGCTCGCCCTGACGGGTGTGCGCGGCGCGGTGGGCAAGGGCCGCGACTTCACGCGCCAGGCCCTGCGGGACTGGGGCTGGGACGGGACCGAGACCGCCGAGGACACCCTGCTCCTCGTGTCCGAGCTGCTGACCAATGCCTCGCTGCACGCGGACGGCTGTCACGAACTCGTGCTCACGGCCGGGGAGGCCCTGCGCATCGAGGTGTCCGACGGCACGACGACGCTGCCCCGCCGCCACGCCTCCCCGCAGCGCGGCATCCCGGGCGGCCACGGCCTGTACATCGTGGAGCGTCTGTCCGATCGCTGGGGCGCGCACCCGCACGAACAGGGGAAGTCCGTCTGGGCCGAGGTCGACGCCTCCCGACTGGTGTCCGGCAGGCCCACCGGCCGGTAA
- a CDS encoding SRPBCC family protein, with amino-acid sequence MSHVEEYVEVNVPIRTAYNQWTQFEEFPAFMEGVESIDQRTTTLTHWVTNVNGVRREFDARITEQLPDRRVAWMTVDGEARQAGLVTFQPIDATTTKVVLHMNWVPDGLAETAADKLGFVKRQVAGDLKRFKLFIESRGVETGAWRGEI; translated from the coding sequence ATGTCGCACGTCGAGGAGTATGTCGAGGTCAACGTCCCCATACGCACGGCCTACAACCAGTGGACGCAGTTCGAGGAGTTCCCGGCCTTCATGGAGGGGGTCGAAAGCATCGACCAGCGCACGACCACGCTCACCCACTGGGTGACGAACGTGAACGGTGTACGGCGCGAGTTCGACGCACGGATCACCGAGCAGCTCCCGGACCGGCGCGTCGCATGGATGACGGTCGACGGGGAGGCCCGCCAGGCCGGTCTCGTCACGTTCCAGCCGATCGACGCGACCACCACCAAGGTCGTCCTGCACATGAACTGGGTGCCGGACGGTCTGGCCGAGACGGCCGCCGACAAGCTCGGCTTCGTCAAGCGCCAGGTCGCGGGTGATCTGAAGCGGTTCAAGCTGTTCATCGAGTCGCGCGGCGTCGAGACGGGCGCCTGGCGCGGCGAGATCTGA
- a CDS encoding sensor histidine kinase encodes MITVPAPAGPGAFVHPALFYRDLPEYLSGVGGFVRAALSADEPVLVAVPGPHLDALRETLGESTAEIVWTDMTELGRNPGRILAALQDFADRHAGRAARIVGEPIWPGRSAAEVREATRHEALINTAFAGRPTSILCPYDVRGLAPAVVADARRTHPTLIEQGRDLLSPAYTDAATVSADCDRPLSEHDGEVLRVEYSHGGLAEVREYAEAWARGTALSPARRGDLILAISEAAANSLSHGGGKGTLRLWTTAGTGAGTGAGTGADVVAEIQDGGLLADPLAGRRRPSLASPHGGRGLWMIHQLCDLVEVRAADSGFTLRLHMATP; translated from the coding sequence ATGATCACTGTTCCTGCGCCCGCCGGGCCGGGGGCCTTCGTCCACCCCGCCCTCTTCTACCGGGACCTCCCCGAGTACCTGTCCGGTGTGGGCGGCTTCGTCCGTGCGGCCCTGTCGGCCGACGAACCGGTGCTCGTCGCCGTGCCGGGCCCGCACCTGGACGCCCTGCGCGAGACCCTCGGCGAGAGCACGGCGGAGATCGTCTGGACGGACATGACGGAGCTGGGCCGCAATCCCGGGCGCATTCTGGCCGCCCTGCAGGATTTCGCCGACCGGCACGCGGGCCGCGCCGCCCGGATCGTCGGCGAGCCGATCTGGCCGGGCCGTTCCGCCGCCGAGGTGCGGGAGGCCACCCGTCACGAGGCCCTCATCAACACGGCCTTCGCGGGCCGGCCGACCAGCATCCTGTGCCCGTACGACGTACGGGGGCTGGCGCCCGCGGTGGTGGCCGATGCCCGGCGCACCCACCCGACGCTCATCGAGCAGGGCCGGGACCTGCTGAGCCCGGCCTACACCGACGCCGCCACGGTCTCCGCGGACTGCGATCGCCCCCTGTCCGAACACGACGGCGAGGTGCTCCGGGTCGAGTACTCCCACGGAGGGCTGGCCGAGGTGCGCGAGTACGCCGAGGCCTGGGCGCGCGGAACGGCCCTGTCCCCGGCACGGCGCGGCGATCTCATCCTGGCCATCAGCGAGGCGGCGGCCAATTCCCTCTCCCACGGGGGCGGGAAGGGCACCCTGCGGCTGTGGACCACGGCGGGCACCGGGGCGGGCACGGGGGCGGGCACCGGGGCGGACGTCGTCGCCGAGATCCAGGACGGCGGCCTCCTGGCCGACCCCCTGGCGGGCCGTCGCCGTCCTTCCCTGGCGTCGCCCCACGGAGGCCGTGGTCTGTGGATGATCCACCAGCTCTGTGACCTGGTCGAGGTCCGCGCCGCGGACAGCGGGTTCACGCTGCGGCTCCACATGGCAACGCCCTGA
- a CDS encoding carboxylate-amine ligase — protein MITVGVEEEYLLLDPVTALPVPLVEDVRRTAGLGPLAERDEVQDELLQAQVEVATPVCSSLEEVGGHLLRLRHAVASAAEENGCRIAATGAAPLRGAGIVPVTPTPRYLKMEGEARQLVDEHLISGMHVHVAVPDQGTGVAVLNRIRVWLPTLLAMSANSPLWDGRDTGFASWRTIVFGRWPVSGSPPYFDGGSDYEQRLEALVASGVIADRKQAYWQARLSDSYPTLEVRCLDVQLRADDAVMLAGIVRALVTTAIAEEKAGLPPAVCAPELLQAGNWHAARHGLNSTLVDVQGRPHSSGDVLCSLLGHITPALEDSGDLRQVSALVHRLLQEGTPADRQRRALAEGGLLGLLDLINAAAPSD, from the coding sequence GTGATCACGGTCGGCGTCGAAGAAGAGTATTTGCTCCTGGATCCGGTAACGGCTCTGCCCGTCCCTCTCGTGGAGGACGTGCGGCGTACCGCTGGTCTCGGGCCGCTCGCGGAGCGCGACGAGGTCCAGGACGAGCTGCTGCAGGCCCAGGTCGAGGTGGCCACACCCGTGTGCTCGAGCCTGGAGGAGGTGGGCGGTCACCTCCTGCGCCTGCGCCACGCGGTCGCGTCCGCCGCCGAGGAGAACGGCTGCCGCATCGCCGCCACCGGAGCCGCGCCGCTGCGGGGGGCCGGGATCGTACCCGTGACGCCGACGCCGCGCTATCTGAAGATGGAAGGCGAGGCGCGGCAACTCGTCGACGAGCACTTGATCAGCGGGATGCACGTGCACGTTGCCGTTCCCGACCAGGGGACGGGCGTGGCGGTGTTGAACCGGATCCGGGTGTGGCTGCCGACGCTGCTGGCGATGTCCGCCAACTCGCCCCTGTGGGACGGGCGGGACACCGGCTTCGCGAGCTGGCGGACCATCGTGTTCGGCCGCTGGCCCGTGAGCGGATCCCCGCCGTACTTCGACGGCGGCTCCGACTACGAGCAGCGCCTGGAGGCGCTGGTGGCCTCCGGGGTGATCGCCGACAGGAAGCAGGCGTACTGGCAGGCACGGCTGTCCGACAGCTACCCCACTCTCGAGGTGCGGTGTCTGGACGTCCAGCTCCGAGCCGACGACGCCGTCATGCTCGCGGGCATCGTCCGTGCGCTGGTCACCACGGCCATCGCCGAGGAGAAGGCCGGCCTCCCGCCGGCCGTGTGCGCGCCGGAGCTGCTGCAGGCCGGAAACTGGCACGCCGCCCGGCACGGATTGAACAGCACGCTGGTGGACGTGCAGGGCCGCCCCCACAGCAGTGGTGACGTGCTGTGCTCACTCCTCGGCCACATCACGCCGGCCCTGGAGGACTCCGGGGACCTCCGGCAGGTGAGCGCCCTCGTCCACCGGCTCCTGCAGGAGGGCACGCCGGCGGACCGCCAGCGCCGCGCCCTGGCCGAGGGCGGCCTGCTGGGGCTGCTCGATCTGATCAACGCGGCGGCACCGTCCGACTGA
- a CDS encoding SRPBCC family protein, producing MAVRHQLIHRPPQAVWAVLADPTRYGEWVVGPSESTPLDAAWPEVGSRLRYTVRMGPWSTDGVTTVRHRERGKELELEASFKALGTARIFLQLRPWGEETLVICDEHPLRGIGATLHNSATETLLQLRHRGMLARLARIVEEEHQVIRRA from the coding sequence ATGGCTGTCCGTCATCAGCTGATCCATCGTCCCCCGCAGGCGGTCTGGGCGGTGCTGGCCGATCCGACCCGGTACGGGGAATGGGTGGTGGGGCCGTCCGAGTCCACGCCCCTCGACGCGGCCTGGCCGGAGGTCGGCTCCCGGCTGCGCTACACCGTGCGGATGGGGCCCTGGTCGACCGACGGGGTGACGACCGTACGCCACCGGGAGCGCGGCAAGGAGCTGGAACTGGAGGCCTCGTTCAAGGCCCTCGGCACCGCGAGGATCTTCCTCCAGCTCCGGCCGTGGGGCGAGGAGACCCTCGTCATCTGCGACGAGCACCCACTGCGCGGCATCGGCGCCACCCTCCACAACTCCGCGACCGAAACGCTTCTCCAGCTCCGGCACCGCGGCATGCTGGCCCGCCTGGCCCGGATCGTGGAGGAGGAGCACCAGGTGATCCGCCGCGCCTGA
- a CDS encoding mechanosensitive ion channel family protein, with amino-acid sequence MNSALRLPTVLGGSILLTLAAGWAVDMLLRRADARHPETPLWNLLRRCRRALQIVLLAALFKGAYRQTAWPPLQDNAAAVGRILSLALIGAGAWLIVAVASAVVESGYARYATGTRDPARVRRVRTQVTLIMRVVTVVVAVVAAAAMLLTFPSFRALGTSMLASAGIIGIVAGVAAQSTLGNLFAGFQIAFGDMVRIGDTVVVAGEWGVVEDITLTFLAVRTWDERRITMPVSYFTTRPFENWSRGGVQMTGTVFLHCDHGAPVDLIRDKVHEILHDCPEWDGRGWDLAVTEATPSTIVVRAIVTAKDADDLWTVRCAVRERLIAWLVEKHPDALPRVLLGPAPGAGDAAAERGR; translated from the coding sequence ATGAACAGCGCTCTACGCCTGCCGACCGTCCTGGGCGGCTCGATCCTGCTCACCCTCGCGGCCGGTTGGGCCGTCGACATGCTGTTGCGCCGAGCCGACGCACGCCACCCCGAGACCCCCTTGTGGAACCTTCTGCGCCGCTGCCGCCGCGCCCTGCAGATCGTGCTGCTCGCCGCACTGTTCAAGGGCGCCTACCGGCAGACCGCGTGGCCGCCGCTGCAGGACAACGCGGCCGCCGTGGGCCGGATCCTCTCGCTCGCCCTGATCGGTGCGGGGGCCTGGCTGATCGTGGCCGTGGCCTCCGCCGTCGTCGAGTCGGGGTACGCCCGCTACGCCACCGGCACCCGCGACCCGGCCCGGGTGCGCCGGGTCCGCACCCAGGTGACGCTGATCATGCGGGTCGTCACGGTCGTCGTGGCCGTCGTCGCGGCCGCCGCGATGCTCCTCACCTTCCCGAGCTTCCGCGCACTCGGCACCTCGATGCTCGCCTCCGCCGGAATCATCGGAATCGTGGCCGGCGTCGCGGCCCAGTCCACCCTCGGGAACCTCTTCGCCGGCTTCCAGATCGCCTTCGGCGACATGGTGCGCATCGGCGACACGGTCGTGGTCGCGGGCGAGTGGGGGGTGGTCGAGGACATCACCCTCACCTTCCTCGCCGTACGCACCTGGGACGAACGCCGCATCACCATGCCCGTCTCGTACTTCACCACCCGCCCCTTCGAGAACTGGTCCCGCGGCGGCGTCCAGATGACCGGCACCGTCTTCCTCCACTGCGATCACGGCGCGCCCGTGGACCTCATCCGCGACAAGGTCCACGAGATCCTGCACGACTGCCCGGAATGGGACGGCCGCGGCTGGGACCTCGCCGTCACCGAGGCGACGCCCTCCACCATCGTGGTGCGGGCCATCGTCACGGCCAAGGACGCCGACGACCTGTGGACGGTGCGCTGCGCCGTACGGGAACGGCTGATCGCCTGGCTCGTGGAGAAGCACCCGGACGCCCTGCCGCGCGTCCTCCTGGGCCCGGCACCGGGAGCGGGGGACGCCGCGGCCGAGCGCGGCCGGTGA
- a CDS encoding CsbD family protein: protein MSDKEKSRAKAEQAKGKLKETAGRAVGNERLTAEGRAEKAKGDARQAKEKIKDVFKD from the coding sequence GTGTCGGACAAGGAAAAGAGCCGGGCCAAGGCTGAGCAGGCCAAGGGAAAGCTCAAGGAGACGGCCGGCCGCGCGGTGGGCAACGAACGCCTGACCGCCGAAGGCCGCGCGGAAAAGGCCAAGGGCGACGCCCGCCAGGCCAAAGAGAAGATCAAGGATGTCTTCAAGGACTGA
- a CDS encoding DUF6131 family protein codes for MVFAGLILLLIGFLTGISILWTIGIILLVVGAVLWVLGSVGHAVGGRRHYW; via the coding sequence ATGGTTTTCGCCGGACTCATCCTCCTGCTCATCGGCTTTCTGACCGGAATCTCCATCCTGTGGACCATAGGGATCATCCTGCTCGTGGTCGGGGCGGTGCTGTGGGTCCTGGGCTCCGTCGGGCACGCGGTGGGCGGCCGGCGCCATTACTGGTAG
- a CDS encoding ATP-binding protein produces MGQRRRLALHSIRGAVGKGREFTRQTLRDWGWDRHESAEDALLVVSELVTNAALHGGGCHELVLTAGEALRIDVIDGETVLPRARAAAGRPGVPGGHGLHIVQRLCDRWGSYPHGSGKVVWAEIEASRLATGRRGPQAPPRGL; encoded by the coding sequence ATGGGCCAGCGCCGCAGACTCGCCCTGCACAGCATCCGGGGTGCGGTCGGCAAGGGCCGCGAGTTCACCCGCCAGACCCTGCGCGACTGGGGCTGGGACCGGCACGAGAGCGCCGAGGACGCCCTGCTCGTCGTGTCCGAGCTGGTGACCAATGCCGCCCTGCACGGGGGTGGCTGCCACGAGCTCGTACTGACCGCCGGTGAGGCCCTGCGCATCGACGTGATCGACGGCGAGACGGTGCTGCCGCGCGCCCGGGCGGCCGCGGGCCGGCCGGGTGTCCCCGGCGGGCACGGCCTGCACATAGTGCAGCGGCTGTGCGACCGGTGGGGCTCGTACCCCCACGGCAGCGGCAAGGTCGTCTGGGCGGAGATTGAGGCCTCCCGGCTGGCCACCGGGCGCCGGGGCCCGCAGGCCCCGCCCCGCGGCCTCTGA
- a CDS encoding DUF4230 domain-containing protein has protein sequence METSSDRPGGSRRPWWGRIVAGVAVLVVLIVLVERFSLVPGFGGLFGEETRDRSGPALLKSIQDMARYEGAVGNFQVVVDLEKDAALLPDAIRGTRTLYVGSGTVGGYVDLGALDERNVTVNGDRTKASIRLPHAVLGTAALDPHRSYAVSKQRGLLDRLGDLFSDNPAGEQAVQKLAVQHIDEAARDSGLAERAEKNTASMLEGLLRSLGFREVTVAYG, from the coding sequence ATGGAAACCTCTTCGGATCGGCCGGGCGGCTCGCGGCGCCCGTGGTGGGGACGGATCGTCGCCGGCGTGGCGGTGCTCGTGGTACTGATCGTGCTCGTGGAGCGCTTCAGTCTGGTTCCGGGATTCGGCGGCCTCTTCGGCGAGGAGACCCGGGACCGTTCCGGTCCCGCGCTCCTCAAGTCCATCCAGGACATGGCGCGTTACGAGGGCGCCGTCGGCAACTTCCAGGTGGTCGTGGACCTGGAGAAGGACGCGGCGCTGCTGCCGGACGCGATCCGTGGAACGCGCACCCTGTACGTGGGCTCCGGCACGGTCGGCGGCTACGTCGACCTGGGCGCACTGGACGAGCGGAACGTCACCGTGAACGGCGACCGCACCAAGGCCTCGATCCGGCTGCCCCACGCGGTACTGGGGACGGCCGCCCTCGACCCGCACCGCTCGTACGCGGTGTCGAAGCAGCGGGGCCTGCTGGACCGGCTCGGCGATCTGTTCTCCGACAACCCGGCCGGCGAGCAGGCCGTGCAGAAGCTCGCCGTGCAGCACATCGACGAGGCGGCCCGTGACAGCGGCCTCGCCGAGCGCGCCGAGAAGAACACCGCGTCGATGCTGGAGGGACTGCTGCGTTCCCTGGGCTTCCGCGAGGTGACGGTCGCGTACGGCTGA